A DNA window from Carnobacterium funditum DSM 5970 contains the following coding sequences:
- a CDS encoding GW dipeptide domain-containing protein: MKLKNILFTLSSVLLLSTLVSTDVVMAVEGIKTDITHNEAGDIGSTIPIDKLYIDNNIANSEYSKLTEAFFYQTNLEQRTDGKVFLSGTLPVGENISLINENNNETRSIDINDEGHFEIEYSELIKYEKIKLVKINSDSENDLEQFSIEVSQFKPLLIKLKEQQKESKEAEIEPKQEEPKQEEPKQEESKQEEPKQEEPKQKEISINKKKLLGIKEKSTFSSALLMKEEIKRVSENGIYTVMKGDNFNAIAKDFNLSNVQLKIWNEKIKDTSKIEINQNIVVSRKGYESTLSNAEKLKLSVATTSLFSTNQQFLDYIKPYADKISVAKGQEKLYVSLMMGQAAHESNYGKSGLASPPYYNLSGVKGSYNGEYVKMWTWEEIEDEKVYILANFRKYPSYEQSLQDYAAKMRNGLSYDTLNYSGTWMRNAKTYEESIKGLSSGTSSYATDSEYFSKVLDVIKMNELYKLDSNYYENIQSTMNISYDAIINRETDTINTKPYGTEGYQYISKSDTYYSKQVMVTKEAKTNRATWSLISIDGKELGWIDKAGLDTYDQIKNTKNISYSAKINRSTDTINSIAWGAINNKILGKTLPYMNQTIKVTKERDTDRAIWSLISIDGKELGWIDKAGLNTYDQIKDTKNISYSAKINRSTDTINSIAWGIIDNKILGKTLPYMNQTIKVTKERVTDRATWSMISIGGKELGWVDKKSLLIETIISQKSVSYDAIIKRKTDTINNKPYGTEGYQYISKSDTYYGKQVMVTKEAKTNRATWSLISIDGKELGWIDKAGLDTYDQIKNTKNISYSAEINRSTDTINSIAWGAINNKILGKTSSYMNKTVKVIKERVTNRATWSLISVNGKELGWVDKKGLLIEQIKSKKTVSYSAIINRKTDTINTKPYGTEGYQYILNSKKYYGKQVIVKKEAITSRATWLLISIDGKELGWIDKAGLILLK; this comes from the coding sequence TTGAAACTAAAGAATATTTTATTTACGTTATCTAGTGTATTGTTATTATCAACATTAGTATCAACTGATGTTGTAATGGCTGTAGAAGGAATAAAAACTGATATAACACATAATGAGGCTGGAGATATTGGAAGTACTATACCTATAGATAAACTATACATAGATAACAATATAGCTAATAGTGAATATTCAAAATTAACAGAAGCGTTTTTTTATCAGACAAATTTAGAGCAAAGGACTGATGGAAAAGTTTTTTTATCTGGAACGTTACCAGTAGGAGAAAACATTTCACTCATTAATGAGAATAATAATGAAACCAGGAGTATCGATATCAATGATGAAGGTCATTTTGAAATAGAATACAGCGAGTTAATAAAATATGAAAAAATTAAATTGGTAAAAATAAATTCTGATAGTGAAAATGATCTAGAACAATTTAGTATAGAGGTTAGTCAATTTAAACCACTATTAATAAAATTGAAAGAACAACAAAAAGAATCTAAAGAAGCAGAAATAGAACCAAAACAAGAAGAGCCAAAACAAGAAGAACCAAAACAAGAAGAGTCAAAACAAGAAGAGCCAAAACAAGAAGAGCCAAAACAAAAAGAAATAAGCATAAATAAAAAAAAACTACTCGGAATTAAAGAAAAAAGCACATTTTCTTCAGCTTTATTAATGAAAGAAGAGATTAAAAGAGTCTCTGAAAATGGTATTTATACTGTAATGAAAGGCGATAATTTTAATGCCATCGCCAAAGATTTTAATTTATCCAATGTTCAATTAAAAATATGGAATGAGAAAATAAAAGATACTAGTAAAATCGAAATAAATCAAAATATAGTAGTATCAAGAAAAGGATATGAAAGTACGCTAAGTAATGCTGAAAAGTTAAAACTATCTGTTGCCACTACGAGTTTATTTTCAACTAATCAGCAATTTTTGGATTACATAAAACCTTATGCTGACAAAATTTCAGTTGCAAAAGGACAAGAAAAATTATATGTTTCACTTATGATGGGGCAAGCAGCTCATGAGAGTAATTATGGAAAAAGTGGATTAGCTTCTCCACCTTATTACAATTTATCTGGAGTGAAAGGTAGTTATAATGGAGAATATGTTAAGATGTGGACTTGGGAAGAAATAGAAGATGAAAAAGTCTATATTCTAGCTAACTTTAGAAAATATCCCTCTTACGAACAGTCATTGCAAGATTATGCAGCTAAGATGAGGAATGGGTTATCTTATGATACTTTAAACTATTCAGGAACCTGGATGAGAAATGCGAAGACTTATGAAGAATCTATAAAAGGATTGAGTAGCGGAACTTCTAGTTATGCAACTGATTCAGAATACTTTTCTAAAGTATTAGATGTTATTAAGATGAATGAATTGTATAAACTTGATTCTAATTACTATGAAAACATACAGTCTACTATGAATATTTCTTATGACGCGATTATTAACCGGGAAACAGACACAATTAACACCAAACCATACGGGACTGAAGGCTATCAGTACATTTCAAAATCTGACACGTATTATAGTAAACAAGTTATGGTAACTAAAGAAGCCAAAACAAATCGTGCAACTTGGTCATTAATTTCAATTGACGGCAAAGAGTTAGGTTGGATAGATAAAGCTGGGCTGGATACGTATGACCAAATCAAGAATACAAAAAACATTTCTTACTCAGCTAAAATCAATCGTTCAACAGATACAATTAACTCAATAGCCTGGGGAGCGATTAATAACAAAATATTAGGCAAAACATTGCCTTATATGAATCAAACCATAAAAGTGACAAAAGAAAGAGATACTGATCGTGCAATTTGGTCATTAATTTCAATCGATGGCAAAGAGTTAGGTTGGATAGATAAAGCCGGATTAAATACCTATGACCAAATCAAGGATACAAAAAATATTTCTTACTCAGCTAAAATTAATCGTTCAACAGATACGATTAACTCGATAGCTTGGGGAATAATTGATAATAAAATATTAGGCAAAACATTGCCTTATATGAATCAAACTATAAAAGTGACAAAAGAAAGAGTTACAGATCGCGCTACTTGGTCAATGATTTCAATCGGTGGAAAAGAATTAGGATGGGTAGATAAGAAATCCTTACTAATTGAAACGATTATTTCACAAAAATCAGTTTCTTATGATGCAATAATTAAACGAAAAACAGACACAATTAACAACAAACCTTACGGGACGGAAGGCTATCAATATATTTCAAAATCTGACACGTATTATGGTAAACAAGTTATGGTGACTAAAGAAGCCAAAACAAATCGTGCAACTTGGTCATTAATTTCAATCGATGGCAAAGAGTTAGGCTGGATAGATAAAGCTGGGCTGGATACGTATGACCAAATCAAGAATACAAAAAACATTTCTTACTCAGCTGAAATCAATCGGTCAACAGATACGATTAACTCAATAGCATGGGGAGCAATAAATAATAAAATTCTGGGAAAAACATCGAGCTACATGAATAAAACTGTAAAAGTAATAAAAGAACGAGTGACAAATCGCGCTACTTGGTCTTTGATCTCTGTAAACGGCAAAGAGCTAGGATGGGTAGATAAAAAGGGATTACTAATTGAACAAATAAAATCAAAAAAAACGGTTTCTTATAGTGCAATAATCAACAGAAAAACAGATACGATTAACACTAAACCTTATGGAACAGAAGGCTATCAGTATATTTTAAATTCTAAAAAATATTACGGTAAACAAGTAATTGTTAAAAAAGAAGCTATTACCAGTCGTGCAACGTGGTTATTGATTTCAATAGACGGTAAAGAGCTAGGTTGGATAGACAAAGCAGGTCTAATACTCTTAAAATAA
- a CDS encoding GW dipeptide domain-containing protein, with protein sequence MENWKKKIQKVIQAILILSMISPIFLATGVSAATSQAIIGENIEKDKVNQDLKLEASTKRELDLNIEESNNGINEKDLHNKDSNDKTIEVETSNEPSSVLDAQEESSNNNPKKFFSLKENRNLAIVMMENETVSSKDSIMNKFIARVSPEASNAAIEYNLSASVIIANAALESIWGTSSLIEDSKSFNLFGIKANETDEFVQQYVKKENKENDIFFENVNFKKYISFEESFLDYVKEVQVNSNRENKNIFENTTNLISNQYTDNAEYKIMLNNIIDTYNLTIFDEQYLDNNVKATLETKRIGDMQEKSVFLMNMKNIESINSEKIISYKAKINRKTDTINTKPYGTSGYTMISTSANYYGKEVNITKEAVTHRATWSYISGLGWIDKAGLDVEKITSITDTSHYRKIIRKTDSISTVPWGTEGYKVLAISSNYLNKQVKVVKEAKTRRATWSLITLNGKELGWIDKSGLTDQDMILSEKIMSYKAKINRKTDTINTKPYGTSGYTMISTSANYYGKEVNITKEAVTNRATWSYISGLGWIDKAGLDVEKITSITDTSHYKKISRKTDSISTVPWGTEGYKVLTISSNYLNKQVKVVKEAKTRRATWSLITLNGKELGWIDKSGLTNQDVILSEKTISYKAKINRKTDTINTKPYGTSDYKTLSKSGKYYGKKVSISKEAVTDRATWSYISGLGWIDKAGLDIEKVTTTTNTNYYRKIIRKTDSISTVPWGTEGYKVSAISSDYLNKQVKVVKEAKTRRATWSLITLNGKELGWIDKKGLLNQDIILSEKIINYKAKINRKTDTINTKPYGTSGYSMISTSANYYAKEVNITKEAVTDRATWSYISGLGWIDKAGLDVETIISQKNINYKARIIRSTDTLNTTPWGIEGYKTIAYSKSYFNSEITVIKEAKTRRAAWVLISFKGKELGWIDINAIKKIYPSKKVVVIDPGHGGKDPGAQAGGVKESDLNLKVAKKIQLKLVNSGYEVIMTRTTDKFLELSEIAKIANKVNPDIFVSVHTNSFNRSANGIETFSYNKAGKPNNILMANNPKRLLNSSILSQSIQNALIKETKAFDRKAKKANFHVVRETGMPAVLVEIGFVDNATERRKLVSNFYQEKLATGIIQGIQTYFSSVK encoded by the coding sequence TTGGAAAACTGGAAGAAAAAGATACAAAAGGTCATTCAGGCAATACTTATTTTAAGTATGATAAGCCCAATTTTTTTAGCAACAGGTGTTTCAGCTGCAACAAGTCAAGCAATAATTGGTGAAAATATTGAGAAAGATAAAGTAAACCAAGATTTAAAATTGGAGGCAAGTACTAAAAGAGAATTAGATTTAAATATAGAAGAAAGTAATAACGGTATTAATGAAAAAGATTTACATAATAAGGATTCAAATGATAAAACAATAGAGGTAGAGACATCAAATGAGCCTAGTTCTGTACTAGATGCTCAGGAAGAAAGTAGTAACAATAACCCAAAAAAATTTTTTTCATTAAAAGAGAATAGAAATTTGGCTATTGTTATGATGGAGAATGAGACCGTATCTTCTAAAGATTCTATAATGAATAAATTTATTGCTAGAGTTTCACCAGAAGCTTCAAATGCTGCTATTGAATATAACTTGTCAGCATCAGTAATTATTGCTAATGCAGCATTGGAAAGTATATGGGGTACAAGTAGCCTAATAGAAGACTCAAAAAGCTTTAATTTATTTGGCATAAAAGCAAATGAAACAGATGAATTTGTACAACAATATGTGAAAAAAGAAAATAAAGAAAATGATATATTTTTTGAAAATGTTAATTTCAAAAAATATATATCGTTTGAAGAATCATTTCTAGATTATGTAAAGGAAGTACAAGTTAATTCTAACAGGGAAAATAAAAATATTTTTGAAAATACCACGAATCTAATTTCAAATCAATATACTGATAATGCAGAATACAAAATTATGCTAAATAATATTATAGATACATATAATTTGACAATTTTTGATGAACAATACTTAGATAACAATGTTAAAGCAACTTTAGAAACAAAAAGAATAGGTGATATGCAAGAAAAATCTGTTTTTTTAATGAATATGAAAAATATAGAAAGTATTAATTCCGAAAAAATAATAAGTTATAAAGCAAAAATCAATCGAAAAACAGATACCATTAATACTAAACCATATGGAACAAGTGGCTATACGATGATATCCACTTCAGCAAACTATTATGGTAAAGAAGTTAATATTACTAAAGAAGCAGTAACTCATCGAGCAACTTGGTCTTATATATCAGGTTTAGGTTGGATAGATAAAGCAGGTCTAGATGTAGAAAAAATTACGTCTATAACAGATACCAGTCATTATAGAAAAATAATTCGCAAAACAGATAGTATATCAACCGTACCTTGGGGTACAGAAGGTTACAAGGTTTTAGCAATATCTTCAAACTATTTAAATAAGCAGGTCAAAGTGGTTAAAGAAGCCAAAACTCGTCGTGCTACATGGTCGTTGATAACTTTAAATGGCAAAGAACTAGGATGGATTGATAAGAGTGGATTGACTGATCAAGATATGATATTATCTGAAAAAATAATGAGTTATAAAGCAAAAATTAATCGAAAAACAGATACCATTAATACTAAACCATATGGAACAAGTGGTTATACGATGATATCCACTTCAGCAAACTATTACGGTAAAGAAGTTAATATCACTAAAGAAGCAGTAACCAATCGAGCAACTTGGTCTTATATATCAGGTTTAGGTTGGATAGATAAAGCAGGTCTAGATGTAGAAAAAATTACGTCTATAACAGACACCAGTCATTATAAAAAAATAAGCCGTAAAACAGATAGTATATCAACCGTACCTTGGGGTACAGAAGGTTACAAGGTTTTAACAATATCTTCAAACTATTTAAATAAGCAGGTCAAAGTGGTTAAAGAAGCCAAAACTCGTCGTGCTACATGGTCGTTGATAACTTTAAATGGCAAAGAACTAGGATGGATTGACAAAAGCGGATTAACTAATCAAGATGTGATATTATCTGAAAAAACAATAAGTTATAAAGCAAAAATTAATCGTAAGACAGATACCATTAATACTAAGCCATATGGAACAAGTGATTACAAAACTCTTTCTAAATCAGGAAAATACTATGGTAAAAAAGTAAGTATTTCTAAAGAAGCAGTAACTGATCGTGCAACCTGGTCTTATATATCAGGCTTAGGTTGGATAGATAAAGCAGGTCTAGATATAGAAAAGGTTACAACAACAACAAACACGAATTATTATAGAAAAATAATTCGCAAAACAGATAGTATATCAACTGTGCCTTGGGGTACAGAAGGTTACAAGGTTTCAGCAATATCTTCAGACTATTTAAATAAGCAAGTCAAAGTGGTTAAAGAAGCCAAAACTCGTCGCGCAACATGGTCATTGATAACTTTAAATGGCAAAGAACTAGGATGGATTGACAAAAAGGGTTTATTAAATCAAGACATAATATTATCTGAAAAAATAATAAATTATAAAGCAAAAATTAATCGAAAAACAGATACCATTAATACTAAACCATATGGAACAAGTGGCTATTCAATGATTTCTACTTCAGCAAACTATTACGCTAAAGAAGTTAATATCACTAAAGAAGCAGTAACCGATCGAGCAACTTGGTCTTATATATCAGGTTTAGGTTGGATTGATAAAGCTGGTTTAGATGTTGAAACGATCATTTCTCAGAAAAATATAAATTATAAAGCACGGATTATACGTTCAACGGATACCCTTAATACAACTCCTTGGGGAATCGAAGGGTATAAAACTATAGCCTATTCAAAAAGTTATTTTAATAGTGAAATAACGGTCATCAAAGAAGCTAAGACTAGACGAGCTGCATGGGTATTAATTTCTTTCAAAGGCAAAGAACTAGGATGGATTGATATCAATGCAATAAAGAAAATATATCCATCTAAAAAAGTTGTTGTCATCGATCCAGGGCATGGAGGTAAAGATCCAGGAGCACAAGCTGGAGGTGTTAAAGAGTCAGATTTAAATTTAAAAGTAGCCAAAAAAATACAATTAAAACTTGTGAATTCTGGTTATGAAGTAATTATGACAAGAACAACTGATAAGTTTTTAGAACTATCAGAAATAGCCAAAATTGCAAATAAAGTAAATCCGGATATTTTTGTTAGTGTTCATACAAACTCCTTTAATAGATCAGCCAATGGAATTGAAACTTTTTCATACAATAAAGCTGGTAAACCAAATAATATTTTAATGGCTAACAATCCTAAGCGATTATTAAATAGTTCAATATTATCTCAAAGTATTCAAAATGCCCTAATAAAAGAGACTAAAGCATTTGATCGAAAAGCTAAAAAGGCAAATTTCCATGTTGTCAGAGAAACTGGAATGCCAGCAGTTTTAGTTGAAATTGGGTTTGTAGATAATGCTACCGAACGAAGGAAGTTAGTATCAAATTTCTATCAAGAAAAACTTGCTACAGGAATTATTCAAGGTATACAAACATATTTTAGCTCAGTTAAATAA
- a CDS encoding LCP family protein yields the protein MAESRSRARKNSNKSPQKKKKGLKIGLLILVVLLAIFGLFIWKVYSDVTGTTEKIYKNVDDKEEVRNKPVSIDKSESFSVLMLGVDTGDLGRTEQGRSDTIMVMTINPKTNTSKIVSIPRDTYTEIVGKGTMDKINHAYAFGGTAMSMNTVQKLLDIPIDYYVEVNMQGIQDIVDAVGGVEITSPLTFDYEEYSFTKGETKIFDGSKALAFSRMRYDDPEGDYGRQKRQRQVLEAIVKKAATFSTITNYKDVLGTMENNMQTNLAFEDMVDIFSKYRSAASNIEQIQLAGSGVMLNNISYQQISDQELNRVSTLLKEHLEID from the coding sequence ATGGCTGAGTCACGCTCAAGAGCGAGAAAGAATTCAAATAAAAGTCCCCAAAAAAAGAAAAAAGGACTAAAAATTGGGTTATTAATACTAGTTGTTTTATTAGCTATTTTCGGATTGTTCATCTGGAAAGTGTACAGTGATGTTACTGGGACAACTGAAAAAATCTATAAAAATGTTGATGATAAAGAAGAGGTCAGAAATAAACCAGTTAGCATCGATAAAAGTGAATCATTCTCAGTTTTAATGTTAGGTGTTGATACAGGAGACTTAGGTCGGACCGAACAAGGGCGTTCGGATACAATCATGGTCATGACAATCAATCCTAAAACAAATACGTCTAAGATTGTTAGTATTCCTCGTGACACATACACTGAAATTGTTGGCAAAGGAACGATGGATAAAATCAACCATGCCTATGCATTTGGTGGGACAGCTATGTCGATGAATACCGTCCAAAAATTATTAGACATCCCAATTGATTATTATGTGGAAGTCAATATGCAAGGGATTCAAGATATCGTGGATGCAGTAGGTGGTGTTGAAATCACTAGTCCGTTAACTTTTGATTATGAGGAGTACTCATTTACTAAAGGAGAGACTAAAATTTTTGATGGATCCAAAGCTTTAGCGTTTTCTAGAATGCGATATGATGATCCTGAAGGAGATTATGGTCGCCAAAAAAGACAGCGTCAAGTTCTTGAAGCAATCGTAAAAAAAGCCGCTACATTCTCAACGATCACAAACTATAAGGATGTATTAGGTACAATGGAAAATAATATGCAAACGAACTTAGCGTTTGAGGACATGGTAGACATTTTTAGCAAATACCGTTCCGCTGCTAGCAATATTGAACAAATTCAGCTAGCAGGTTCAGGTGTTATGTTGAATAATATATCTTATCAACAAATTTCTGATCAAGAATTAAATCGCGTTTCTACATTGTTAAAAGAACACCTTGAAATAGACTAA